In Lolium rigidum isolate FL_2022 chromosome 3, APGP_CSIRO_Lrig_0.1, whole genome shotgun sequence, the genomic window attattgaattgttttgaaaacatttctatcgatccttaaatagggttttgcgtatctcacattctacgcttcttcatcttgataggaaacatcaaggttggtttcactaatgttgtcttcatggagagttgcagagaaaacattctctgggttaggtatagatgagaatagatagaaagattctaagggagaattcctacccaaacacagcagatcaaagcaattcagcaaacaacaatcatctaacaagcatcaagcaacatggttAAAATACAAACAAACTAGTacggtcataccacaatttggtatgatcaatacgttattacgacatcgtcggTGAATAAAAGAAAACTAATGGTGGTCTAATCTATTTCTATCTTGAATGTTTCAAGTTTCCACTACATCTTTCTCGATGTATCTTTGGGAGTTGTGTAGTCTGCATCGGAGTATTTCTTAAAGTTCCCCGTTTGGTTTTCTATGCAACATTTCTTGTGGAGTCGAAAAATATAATGTGAATCATCAGTCTTCACGCTTGAGTGACATGGTCATCATCAGTCCTTCCTTTAGGCTTTTATATTGTAGGCCATCTAAGGTAAAAGGAAATACTTTTGAAGGTGAAGTAGGAGAGAATACAAGAAGTTCAAAATGCAAACTTCACTTTAGTAAAATAGGATAATGTAGTTTTCTCattctagggtcttcctatttctaatccaaacctagggtcacgatcctacggtcaacacaatgctctgataccatctgtagcgacctcacctttttagggtgccgatctctgtgtgtatctgtgctagtccctggatcaatcgctagcacacacagtacaagatgtaataccaagaaacaaaggtctttattacatcgtatgatccaaaaATTACATAAtgtattacaaattgcatagcacaaggctagcatatcatcagagtttcacaacgaacaaacatagacagcatggagtccttcgtcttcatgtgccacaggcgagcatgttgaggatagactcgtaaccctaaccatcgtaactcactcgtcttttaaaaacatctgcaacatgaaacgttacagccacgaatggtcaatactttgaatgtattggcaagatgacactatagtggactcaaatggcaacccaacacttaagtgtacatttggctggtagagctcaggcataatttgcataaagccaatttttccctataatttatcaaaacattttctttcagtctaattagcagtaacattggtaaaaccccaatgtaccaaattaacagtagcattggtaaagccccaatgtaccttcctacccttgttcacccatcaaattttatttaagaaattgggatgaggagatcttcgaacaaggacttgtcagttcgctcaaattgtccataaccggggacacggctaagtacttagattttacactctcgagaggttgtacacctttacccacatggccaggtcaatccttctacctcgatgcacattttgctcagagGACAGGTGCAGACCatggccgagaccttctgtgtgtaatcacccgaaccattccctaagggccccgttccacctacagtatccctctaccaccacctggcccctaggatccgggttcatacaacatactttgtcaagccgagccatagtagcatgtggttgtacgtgaagctaatgagcaaggtttgtctacaatctctttaagcctgggtgactttccgcaagtgtgcactagcgccgtggtcttgccccctgatacagccaccctctccataactccaccattcacccaggtaattcattaaacttagttgtttttccttaacctctatcaaaacattttccatggcatagcaggtaacaactaaatttaatggcggctaaaggagtctaggagtggtgtagctaaactactaggatttattaGCAGGcataaagcataaaccctagacatgtctactataaaaaaaacactacagtgcaagagttaaaactgggacttttggtgtgtgtctcttgcctttttggtagtcgaagagcgttcacttctctttcaacaaaacacgtcgctctccatacgaactataagataaaaaaaatagcacaacataaacacacaattcatAACAACATAATACAATCAAGACAAAAAAATTTGGaaacgctctatggtactaaggtgtggcatgaggtttggcttgcaaggtaTGGCTTTGGGAGATGGAATAGATGAGTCAAATACTTGGAAAGGAAATATATATCACTCTAGATACATTTGGTATAGATCAATTTTACTAAGTCCAATACTTAGAAAGAAAAGAGTATCCAAGTCAAATGCATAGGAGGAAAAGATTGACATGCATATGGTCATGGGTTGTTTGCTACAAAAGAATGAAtaattggaatgatccatgtgatagaaTCATATGAGTCTCATATGGCGTAAAGCAACATACCATTATGGAGAGTGTGACAACACTCACCAATGGCACAAGGAAAAAGATTAGATAGGAACTAGTGATATGaaaatttactcaaataactcaattgataTTTGAATAATATGGACTAAGATAATATGTTGTGTATAGATGTGATCATGGAACATGATGAATGTGTCTAAATAATTTGCATAGTGGAAGAACTATATTGTGGACCATAAAAATACCGCGAAAATAAATCGTGCGAACCCGATATGCAAAATATCCAGAATGATCTaggcattttactgattccaacaatataaagtttgtcgaaaattgacgtgtagaactcaagttatgaattttacaattcGTGGTTAAAATTATAAtggtgtccgaaaagttgtccgagaaagtttctcggatggaaaaactttctacatgaaagttgtagagaaatGTATTACAAAATCAACGCAAAAACTAACATCTAAAACGGAGCTCTAAATCTAAAGATTTGGAATTTTGAAGTTTTTGCCCATGAATTAGCTAGCACAAACTGCCTGACACGAATCAATCCATCGGTCGCATGGCACGGTTCAGTTAAGTGAGCTAATTCGGATCTTCAGATTTAAATCTAACGCCATACGATGGATCTGCTAAACTCTAGTATAAACTGAACTCTATCTACGGTGGCTTACAGAGGCAGAGACGTGGTTGACGTAGACGGTGTGACGGCAGGGCGGTTCGGACGCGATTGATCTCAGCTTCTTCGGTGATGTTCTGCCACGGCGAGGTGGTCCACTGGAAGAAGGGATTCATGGAGACCTCAAGGGAGTGCTGGGCTGCGTCGTTCTCATCTCCGCGTGGCTGCTACAGGTGAACGGAGGTGGGTGCGACACAACGGTATTCGCTAATGGCGTCATGGCGGCTGGCCCGTGGGTGGAACTACGGCTGCACGGTATACGGTGACGAGTGATTGCGCCAACATGTCCTGGAGACAGGCAAAGGTGAGAGGAGTCGGCTGGTAAAAGGAATCAAGCTATAGTTTCACATAGGTAACATACCGGTACGATGAACTCCGATGATATCGTGGCCAACAGCGACAACATCATGTACGACCATGTCCTGAAGGTATCCCTTGACGAGAAACGTTTTCTGGTGCAAGGATTTGACGAGATGATCACCGAGAGCGACGTAACCTAGCGATGAACTCGAGTTTGTGGCTGATGTTGGCATGGTCGGTGTGTGTTGTACAAGGCATCTCAGTACGaactttgtgaagagaagtggtggaggaggacaAGGGGCACACGGAGGACATCTTGGTTTGTGTTGGTATGAGCTGTGGAGGGAGATCGGGATGGTAATGCCGGTCGGTGGCATTCGGTGCACCTGGACAGTTTGGGGGATTAAGACCATAAAGTGGGAAATTAATTGGCTGAATGGAACGCCCATCTAAATAGGAGTAACTTCCGTATTGCACTCGAGAAGAAACGGTCGCTAGAATTGAtgggaggaggaagggaagtataCTGCCATGGGGACGTTAGACGCTCTGTACGTGAACGAGAGGAAGGAGACGAGCGTGCGCACAGCTGGGTTCGGCTCTTGTGGGCTGAGGTGCTGGGTGGGCTGAGGCCGGGGCGAGCTGGGCTGCGGAGTGGGCCGGGGGCTGGTGCGGTTTGTTTTTTTTCCTCCTTTTTTTTAAACCAGAAAATGAAAATACATATTTGGAGGCTCAAAAATAATCGAAAAAAATGCAAATGAGGTACCGTTgtattcgttatgaaaaatacttcaaCATGAGACCAAATTTAGAAaagtataaactttataaaatcaaagtttgacatacatgtctatgtggctatagtgccttttttagggtttaatgtttctcaaaataataattttataagtttcaaaacctcgaaaaaaatAGGGTATCGTTGGCAAATATttgaaaaccaaggtttatgaaaACTCTGTTTTTGGAAATACATTTTAataaacacaaaagttttaaatccttgtgaaatttcaactatgacaaacaaacaaacaaacactcgctttattttattttcacattccaaaatttagaaaatttcgggatgtgacagaaccagtaggagtcaagaagcacgtcgatggttgatggcggcgggatgtagtgcggcgcaacaccagggattccggcgccaacgtggaacatgcacaacacaaccaaagtactttgccccaacgaaacagtgaggttgtcaatctcaccggcttgctgtaacaaaggattagatgtatagtgtggatgatgattgtttgcagaaaacagtagaacaagtattgcagtagattgtattcgatgtaaaagaatggaccggggtccacgagttcactagaggtgtctctcccataagatacatagcatgttgggtgaacaaattaccgttgggcaattgacaaatagagagggcatgaccatgcacatacatgatatgatgagtatagtgagatttaattgggcattacgacaaagtacatagaccgctatccagcatgcatctatgcctaaaaagtccaccttcgaggttatcatccgaaccccttccggtattaagttgcaaacaacggacaattgcattaagtatggtgcgtaatgtaatcaataactacatcctcggacatagcatcaatgttttatccctagtggcaacatcacatccacaaccttagaactttacgtcacttcgtcccgcatttaatggaggcatgaacccactatcgagcataaatactccctcttggagttaagagtaaaaacttggccgagcctctactaataacggagagcatgcaagatcataaacaacacatagataatagattgataatcaacataacatagtattctctatccatcggatcccaacaaacacaacatatagcattacggatagatgatcttgatcatgttaggcagctcacaagatccgacaatgaagcacataaggagaagacgaccatctagctacttgctatggacccatagtccaggggtgaactactcactcatcactccggaggcgaccatggcggtgaagagtcctccgggagatgattcccctctccggcgaggtgtcggaggcgatctcttgaatcccccgagatgggattggcggcggcggcgtctctggaaggttttccgtatcgtggctctcggtactgggggtttcgcgacgaagactatatgtaggcggaagggcaggtaaaggggcgtcacgaggggcccacacaccagggccgcgccgccctgttgtgtcgccacctcgtggccccacttcgtaagtcctccggtcttctggaagcttcgtgcaaaaataggcccctgggcgttgatttcgtccaattccgagaatatttccttactaggatttctgaaaccaaaaacagcagaaaacgacagctcggctcttcggcatctcgttaataggttagtgccggaaaatgcataaatatgacataaagtatgcataaaacatgtagatatcatcaataatgtggcatggaacataagaaattatcgatacgtcggagacgtatcaccgcccccACACCGGCCAGTCCCtcccgcgagccgccgccggccCCGCGGAGCTCGCCCTCCCTTGCCTGCCGCCAAATTCCGGTCGTGCGAGCTTCGATTCCGGCAGCGCGAGCTCGTACGCCAGCCCATGCCCGTCGCCCGATTTCACCCCTGCCAGTCGATGGCCGTGCGAGCTATGGTTCCGGTAATTCCACGAGATTTGGTCGGATTCCGGTGACTACGGCCACCGTAAGGTGACGGTTGGGGTGAAATTTCCTTCGCGCCAACTGACTTCAGCGGATCCAGTTCGCGCTCGGTAGGCCTCGCGAACCCATGTAATTGGGGTTTCCGCCGCACGAAACTGGATAGCCTGGAAAAATATTTTCGGATATGGGCTCGATGCAGTATCTGGACCGGTTCTTTTGTACCTCCAAAACTGCAAAGTGACGGTTATTATGTGGATGCTGGTTGGATGGGGTTCGATAGAGTTGCTCTTAATTCATTCATGGTTTGGGCTCTTTATTCCATACGCTGCTACTATTGGTACACAATTTTCATAGTTGCAACCATTTGCTACATAAGAGGTGACGAAGTCCTTCCCATTCCTCATGCACGCATTACTTAGGCGTTGTCAGGCTACGCCCATCCGTGGATGGCCGTCGATCAGCTCATCTGGAAAGAGAAGCCGGCGGGGGCGAGCTGGAAGACGCCGCTGAGCAGCCTGGCGAGCGGTCCCTGCAGGTAGGACACGAGCGCCCCCGCCGCCGGCAGCTTCCCGTCGCACTTGACCAGCGGCGTGTCCACCACGAGCTCGCAGCCGCCGACGAGAGCCGCCAGCGCGTTGGTCATGTCCGCCTCCATCGCGAACGAGCCGTTGCTTCTAGTCTTGGCGCCGGCCACCACGTTGCCGCCGCACCGCAGCTCCACGTTCGCGTCTGCGCGAGACGCACGCACGAACCCAGGGTGGTAGTGTCAGTATACAGGCCGTGCACATTCTATAGAGGTTAGCTGGATACGCGCGCACGCGTCGCTACCTGGAAACGCCGGAGAAGTGGCGACGTCGATGAGGGTCCCGGTGTTGCAGGGAACGACGCCGGTGATGACGAGCTTGCCGAACTTGGTCTGCCCGGACGACACGGCGCACGCCGCCGCGAGCGTGGCGATGGCGAGAAGGAAGGCGGCCTTAGACGCCATTGCTGTTGGGCCGGAGACGGAGCAGAACGCGATCAGAGAGTAAGCTGCTAATGTTCTTGTTTGCTCGCCCGCTAGCTCGATCTATTTGCTTGGTGCTACGACAACACGGATAAGCGCGGTACTTATAGCCAAGCTCGACCCGAGAGTTGTTGAAGTGCCCTGCTTGATCAGGTGATATCAGTCGTGTGCTTGTAAGTTAAATCCGCGGAATGCTATGCCATGTGTGAATGTGATGCTAGATTTTCCCTGCCTTTTGGACCCGGTCATGGCACCACCAAAATGCAGAACGAGTGCTTCCGAGAGTGACAAAACAATGTGTTTAAATTTGGCAAAACCGATGTCGGCAAGTGTTAGCTCCACCGAGACGGGATTGATCGTCGCTGtccagattttttttattttgatcgaCTTTTTCAGCACCATTGTTGCCCTAGTACGTTCGTGGTGCAGTAGTGCTTCAGCACAATGATTGCATAACGGTGTCCACAACAGCCACGCCGTGCCGGATTGCCGGCCTTTGGATGTCACTCAATTGTAGCCCAGTGGAAAAGGCCAGAACTAATGAATCCGTCCCGCGCATTCATTCGAGTGGCCAACTCAATCGATGGTGTGATTCACGTATTATACTATCTAGAGTAAAGTTTGTAATAAACCTTAAACTTGTAGGGGGTGTGCAAATTAAACCCTGAACTTCAAATCCCGGAAATCAACACCCCGAACTTGTCTTTCCCGGTCATTATTTGTGAGACCGCTGTATCCATCGGGATTTGCTGACGTGGCAAGGTAAACGCTGGTACTGAGTATTAATGACTTGACAAATCTGAGAGGAAACTCTCCGGCCGTTCTCTCCATCGGCCGAGCATTTTAGCAAACACAACACAGGCTCAAGTGCTCAACGATGGCGGTTGGTGGTCACTAGGAGGTGTTGTACTAGCTCGCTGCTTTCCAGTTCAACGGTAGCAGCTCTATCAAGGGCGGCAGGAGGCTGCTCGGCGACGAAGATATGCGCGGTGAGCCCGGCAACGACGACGTGCTCGGCAAGCTCGGTGACTGACAGGAGGACAGCTACCGCGTGCGCAGCTCGCTGCTCAAATGGGCGCTGCCTCCACATCCAGGCCAACAGTCGGGGGAGCTCGCGGCCGATGTCACCGCGTTCTCCTCGCAGTTCAACGCCGCCGGCGTTGGAAGCAAAGTCTGCCAGTGGTACTTGTGCCTACTCAGAAACTTCGAATCCTGGAGCTGCTGACGAGGTGCACTACGACGCCAGCGGAGGCGGAGGGCCGTGCAT contains:
- the LOC124695596 gene encoding phylloplanin-like, encoding MASKAAFLLAIATLAAACAVSSGQTKFGKLVITGVVPCNTGTLIDVATSPAFPDANVELRCGGNVVAGAKTRSNGSFAMEADMTNALAALVGGCELVVDTPLVKCDGKLPAAGALVSYLQGPLARLLSGVFQLAPAGFSFQMS